From Hoplias malabaricus isolate fHopMal1 chromosome 11, fHopMal1.hap1, whole genome shotgun sequence, a single genomic window includes:
- the LOC136710103 gene encoding P2Y purinoceptor 2-like, with product MYSLNVSGFSNSSAQYRCKLNEDFKYVLLPVGYGLVFVVGLVLNITAMYAILFRIKDWSPNTIYMINLTVCDTLYILTLPFLVYYYADRDVWPFSEAFCKVIRFLFYTNLYGSILFLCCISFHRFLGVCHPVRSMCWVTVHRARITSIAVWVIVLIIQAPVLYFSRTRNAGNELVCHDTTSDELFVYFLVYSSVVTLLFFLLPFLLVLVCNGLMVRKLLKPGTVGGAKSQRSKKKSVKMIVIVLLTFVLCFLPFHLTRSLYYCCRHLEVRCSLLEASSIAYKITRPLASTNSCIDPILYFMAGQGFRRSMAKGVKKGQRMEEAKSLSTSL from the exons ATGTACTCCCTGAACGTGTCCGGCTTCTCTAACAGTAGCGCCCAGTACCGCTGCAAGTTAAATGAGGACTTTAAGTATGTGCTGCTGCCCGTTGGCTATGGGCTTGTGTTTGTGGTGGGTTTGGTGTTGAACATCACTGCGATGTATGCCATTCTGTTCCGTATCAAAGACTGGAGCCCCAACACCATCTACATGATCAACctgactgtgtgtgacacactgTATATTCTGACCCTGCCCTTCCTGGTCTACTACTACGCTGACCGGGACGTGTGGCCCTTCAGTGAAGCCTTCTGTAAAGTCATTCGCTTCCTCTTCTACACCAACCTCTACGGCAGCATCCTCTTTCTCTGCTGCATCAGCTTTCATCGCTTCCTGGGCGTGTGCCACCCAGTCCGGTCCATGTGCTGGGTCACTGTCCACCGTGCTCGGATCACCTCCATCGCCGTTTGGGTCATTGTACTCATCATCCag GCCCCGGTGCTGTACTTCTCCAGGACGAGGAATGCCGGGAACGAGCTGGTGTGCCATGACACCACGTCTGACGAGCTGTTCGTCTACTTCCTGGTGTACAGCTCTGTCGTGACCCTGCTGTTCTTTTTGCTGCCGTTTCTGCTGGTCCTGGTTTGTAACGGCTTGATGGTCCGCAAACTGCTGAAGCCCGGCACTGTGGGTGGAGCCAAGTCCCAGCGGTCCAAGAAAAAGTCTGTCAAGATGATTGTCATAGTGCTGCTCACATTTGTGCTGTGTTTCTTGCCCTTTCACCTGACCCGCAGCCTCTACTATTGCTGCCGTCATCTGGAAGTCCGCTGCTCCCTGCTGGAGGCCTCCAGCATCGCCTACAAGATCACAAGGCCACTGGCCAGTACCAACAGCTGCATTGACCCAATCCTCTACTTCATGGCAGGTCAGGGTTTCCGCAGGAGCATGGCCAAAGGGGTCAAGAAAGGCCAGAGGATGGAGGAAGCAAAATCTCTCTCGACTTCTTTATGA